In Fibrobacter sp. UWH4, a single genomic region encodes these proteins:
- a CDS encoding fumarate hydratase — MAFKYEATVQHGEDTTEYVNLGKDGVSVAEFEGKKILKVAPEALTKIAQAAFEEVEFCLRPAHTAKVAKILQDPEASDNDKFVALTMLKNACVAAKGILPFCQDTGTAICVAHKGQQVWTGFDDAEAISEGIYNAYTTKNLRYSQIAPLTMYEEKNTGCNLPAQIDIHAEEGAEMKFLFVAKGGGSANKTYYWPMTKALLNPKSLEKFLAEKVKTLGTAACPPYHLAIVIGGTSAEMNTHMVKLASCGYLDDIPTSGSEGGRIFRDLEMEEKVLHICQKTGIGAQFGGKYLVHDVRVIRAPRHAASCPVSIGVSCSADRNIKAKIDENGLWLEKMEHHPENYIPAGNAVNLAPAVEIDLDRPMKEVLADLTKYPVKTRLSLKGTMIVARDMAHAKIAEIFDKQERGEELTDEEKTVLKVVSDHPIYYAGPAKTPAGMPTGSFGPTTANRMDPYVMRFQSKGASMIMVAKGNRSQDVTDACKKYGGFFLGSIGGPAAILAEQNILSNDIVAFPELGMEAIRKITIKDFPAFILVDDKGNNFFEGLI; from the coding sequence ATGGCATTCAAATACGAAGCAACCGTCCAGCACGGTGAAGATACTACCGAATACGTAAATCTCGGTAAAGACGGCGTTTCCGTCGCCGAATTCGAAGGCAAGAAGATTCTGAAGGTCGCCCCCGAGGCGCTTACCAAGATTGCCCAGGCCGCCTTTGAAGAAGTCGAATTCTGCCTGCGCCCGGCCCACACGGCCAAGGTCGCAAAGATTTTGCAGGACCCGGAAGCTTCGGACAACGACAAGTTTGTGGCCCTCACCATGCTCAAGAACGCCTGCGTTGCCGCAAAGGGTATTCTCCCGTTCTGCCAGGACACTGGTACCGCAATCTGCGTTGCCCACAAGGGCCAGCAGGTCTGGACGGGCTTTGACGATGCCGAAGCCATTTCTGAAGGTATCTACAACGCCTACACCACGAAGAACCTGCGCTACAGCCAGATTGCTCCGCTCACGATGTACGAAGAAAAGAACACCGGTTGCAACCTGCCCGCCCAGATCGACATCCACGCCGAAGAAGGCGCCGAGATGAAGTTCCTCTTTGTGGCGAAGGGCGGTGGCTCTGCCAACAAGACTTACTACTGGCCCATGACCAAGGCGCTCCTCAACCCGAAGTCCTTGGAAAAGTTCCTCGCCGAAAAGGTGAAGACCTTGGGTACTGCAGCATGCCCTCCGTACCACCTTGCGATCGTGATTGGCGGTACCTCTGCCGAAATGAACACCCACATGGTGAAGCTCGCTAGCTGCGGCTACCTCGACGATATTCCGACCAGCGGTTCCGAAGGCGGCCGCATTTTCCGCGACCTCGAAATGGAAGAAAAGGTTCTGCACATTTGCCAGAAGACGGGCATTGGCGCCCAGTTCGGCGGCAAGTACCTGGTGCACGACGTTCGCGTGATTCGCGCTCCGCGCCACGCTGCAAGCTGCCCGGTTTCTATCGGCGTGAGCTGCTCTGCCGACCGTAACATCAAGGCAAAGATTGACGAGAACGGTCTCTGGCTCGAAAAGATGGAACACCATCCGGAAAACTACATTCCGGCAGGCAATGCCGTGAATCTCGCTCCGGCAGTTGAAATCGACCTTGACCGCCCGATGAAGGAAGTGCTCGCCGACCTCACCAAGTACCCAGTGAAGACGCGCCTCAGCCTCAAGGGCACGATGATCGTGGCCCGCGACATGGCCCATGCGAAGATTGCCGAAATCTTCGACAAGCAGGAACGCGGCGAAGAACTCACGGACGAAGAAAAGACCGTGCTCAAGGTTGTTTCTGACCACCCGATTTACTACGCCGGCCCAGCCAAGACTCCGGCAGGCATGCCCACCGGTAGCTTCGGCCCGACGACGGCCAACCGCATGGACCCGTACGTGATGCGCTTCCAGAGCAAGGGAGCCTCGATGATCATGGTCGCGAAGGGCAACCGCAGCCAGGACGTGACCGACGCCTGCAAGAAGTACGGTGGATTCTTCCTCGGCTCTATCGGCGGCCCGGCAGCTATCCTCGCTGAACAGAACATCCTCAGCAACGATATCGTGGCCTTCCCGGAACTCGGCATGGAAGCCATCCGCAAGATCACCATCAAGGACTTCCCGGCATTCATCCTCGTGGATGACAAGGGCAACAACTTCTTTGAAGGACTGATTTAG